The following proteins come from a genomic window of Paramicrobacterium humi:
- a CDS encoding ThuA domain-containing protein produces MSDTRKNALIVRGGWDGHQPVETTDSVIPFLERNGFEVRVEENTMVYMDAAYLASVDLIVQTNTMSTIGDDELAGLIGAVKNGTGLGGWHGGIADAYRNSADYLQMIGGQFAHHAAKAPKDQLKGEQADNYIRHTINIVPERAGHPIVAGLSDFELETEQYWVLSDDYNDVLATTTVAAREFDPWHRPVTTPSVWTREWGAGRIFVCTAGHRLEVLDDANVRTIVERGLLWAAR; encoded by the coding sequence ATGAGCGACACACGCAAGAATGCCCTCATCGTGAGGGGCGGCTGGGACGGCCACCAGCCCGTCGAGACCACCGACAGCGTCATCCCGTTCCTCGAGCGGAACGGCTTCGAGGTGCGCGTCGAAGAGAACACGATGGTCTACATGGACGCCGCGTACCTGGCATCCGTCGATCTCATCGTGCAGACCAACACGATGAGCACGATCGGCGACGACGAGCTCGCGGGGCTCATCGGCGCCGTGAAGAACGGCACCGGGCTCGGCGGCTGGCACGGCGGCATCGCCGACGCGTACCGCAACAGCGCCGACTACCTGCAGATGATCGGCGGCCAGTTCGCGCACCACGCGGCGAAGGCGCCGAAGGATCAGCTGAAGGGCGAGCAGGCCGACAACTACATCCGGCACACGATCAACATCGTGCCCGAGCGCGCCGGTCACCCCATCGTCGCCGGGCTCAGCGACTTCGAGCTCGAGACCGAGCAGTACTGGGTGCTGTCCGACGACTACAACGACGTGCTCGCGACGACGACTGTCGCGGCGCGCGAGTTCGACCCGTGGCACCGCCCCGTGACGACGCCGTCGGTGTGGACCCGCGAGTGGGGAGCCGGTCGCATCTTCGTCTGCACGGCCGGGCACCGGCTCGAGGTACTCGACGACGCGAACGTCCGCACGATTGTGGAGAGGGGACTTCTGTGGGCGGCGCGCTGA
- a CDS encoding Gfo/Idh/MocA family protein, giving the protein MGGALRVGVIGVGNISAQYFAQLPALPQLRLTAVADMDAARAEQAATAQGVTALSVDELLASPDVDVVLNLTIPAAHAEIARRALEAGKHVYGEKPLALSPEEAAPLLDLAHEKGLRVGCAPDTVLGTGVQSARRALDAGRIGEAVAASVHWSAAGHELWHPAPQFYYQPGGGPLFDMGPYYLTSLVTLFGPVARVSGTVRRSQRERAVATGPLAGQPVPVDVDTHITALLEHSSGVTATVTMSFEVWATRAPLFEVYGTAGTLAVPDPNHFSKVGEVWTPDVPEWTPLEDAAGYRDGGRGIGLADLADAIAESRPHRASGELAFHVLEVMDAILRAGREHAVVEIGSTVERPEAVPLR; this is encoded by the coding sequence GTGGGCGGCGCGCTGAGGGTCGGCGTCATCGGCGTCGGCAACATCAGCGCACAGTACTTCGCGCAGCTCCCCGCGCTTCCGCAGCTTCGGCTCACGGCCGTCGCCGACATGGATGCCGCTCGCGCCGAGCAGGCCGCGACGGCGCAGGGCGTCACCGCGCTCAGCGTCGACGAGCTGCTCGCGAGCCCCGACGTCGACGTCGTGCTCAACCTCACGATTCCCGCCGCGCACGCGGAGATCGCGCGCCGCGCCCTCGAAGCGGGAAAGCACGTGTACGGCGAGAAGCCGCTCGCGCTGAGCCCCGAGGAGGCCGCGCCGCTGCTCGACCTCGCGCACGAGAAGGGGCTCCGCGTCGGCTGCGCTCCCGACACCGTGCTCGGCACCGGAGTGCAGTCCGCGCGGCGCGCTCTCGACGCGGGCCGCATCGGCGAGGCCGTCGCGGCATCCGTGCACTGGAGCGCCGCCGGCCACGAGCTGTGGCATCCCGCTCCGCAGTTCTACTACCAGCCGGGCGGCGGGCCCCTGTTCGACATGGGGCCGTACTACCTCACGAGCCTCGTCACGCTCTTCGGTCCCGTCGCCCGCGTCTCGGGAACCGTGCGGCGCTCGCAGCGTGAGCGCGCCGTCGCGACCGGTCCGCTCGCGGGGCAGCCCGTGCCCGTCGACGTCGACACGCACATCACGGCGCTGCTCGAGCACTCCAGCGGCGTGACCGCGACGGTGACGATGAGCTTCGAGGTGTGGGCGACGCGCGCGCCGCTGTTCGAGGTGTACGGCACGGCGGGCACGCTCGCGGTGCCCGACCCCAACCACTTCTCGAAGGTCGGCGAGGTGTGGACGCCCGACGTGCCCGAGTGGACGCCGCTCGAGGACGCTGCGGGCTACCGCGACGGCGGTCGCGGCATCGGGCTCGCCGACCTTGCCGACGCGATCGCCGAGAGCCGGCCGCACCGCGCGTCGGGCGAGCTCGCGTTCCACGTGCTCGAGGTCATGGACGCGATCCTGCGCGCCGGCCGCGAGCACGCCGTGGTCGAGATCGGCAGCACGGTCGAGCGCCCCGAGGCGGTGCCGCTGCGCTGA
- a CDS encoding acetylxylan esterase, giving the protein MFVDMPEADLPEYSSSQVEPADFDAFWTQTLQEAREAASAPVLTPVDTGLATIDTYDVTFSGYAGQPVKAWLRVPRGAAGPLPAVVEYVGYGGGRGHELDNLLWASAGFAHLLMDTRGQGSGWATGDTPDPDGTGPQYPGVMTRGIDSRESYYYRRVFADAVRAFETARELELVDAARVAVTGGSQGGGIAIAVAGLVPEVAAAAPYVPFLCDFPRATVITDGFPYKEIGNYLAVHREKVERAHAVLAYFDGVNFARRASAPTLFSASLMDDTCPPSTIYGAFNEWRGEKRVNLWRYNGHEGGGILDRQNALRFFRERLG; this is encoded by the coding sequence ATGTTCGTTGACATGCCCGAGGCCGACCTGCCCGAGTACAGCAGCTCGCAGGTCGAGCCGGCCGATTTCGACGCGTTCTGGACGCAGACCCTGCAGGAGGCGCGCGAAGCGGCATCCGCCCCCGTTCTGACCCCGGTCGACACGGGGCTCGCAACGATCGACACCTACGACGTCACGTTCTCCGGCTATGCGGGGCAGCCCGTCAAGGCGTGGCTGCGCGTGCCGCGCGGCGCGGCCGGCCCGCTGCCCGCGGTCGTGGAGTACGTCGGCTATGGCGGCGGCCGCGGCCACGAGCTCGACAACCTGCTGTGGGCATCGGCCGGATTCGCGCACCTGCTGATGGACACGCGCGGGCAGGGCTCCGGCTGGGCGACCGGCGACACGCCAGACCCCGACGGGACGGGGCCGCAGTACCCGGGCGTCATGACGCGCGGCATCGACTCGCGCGAGAGCTACTACTACCGCCGCGTGTTCGCCGACGCCGTGCGCGCCTTCGAGACCGCGCGCGAGCTCGAGCTCGTCGACGCCGCGCGCGTCGCCGTGACGGGCGGCAGCCAGGGCGGCGGCATCGCGATCGCCGTCGCGGGGCTCGTTCCCGAGGTCGCGGCGGCGGCGCCCTACGTGCCGTTCCTGTGCGACTTCCCGCGGGCCACGGTGATCACCGACGGCTTCCCCTACAAGGAGATCGGCAACTATCTCGCGGTGCACCGCGAGAAGGTCGAGCGGGCGCACGCGGTGCTCGCCTACTTCGACGGCGTCAACTTCGCCCGCCGCGCGAGCGCGCCGACGCTGTTCTCGGCGAGCCTCATGGACGACACCTGCCCGCCGTCGACGATCTACGGCGCCTTCAACGAGTGGCGCGGCGAGAAGCGCGTGAACCTGTGGCGCTACAACGGGCACGAGGGCGGCGGCATCCTCGACCGGCAGAACGCGCTGCGCTTCTTCCGCGAGCGCCTCGGCTGA
- a CDS encoding ABC transporter substrate-binding protein gives MKRHPKAAAGIAALGLGALLLSGCSAGAQHDENTLTLWHFESEDSAMGIAWNEAIKTFEKETGATVEFEAKSFEQIRSTASQVLNSNEAPDILEYNKGNATAGLLSSQGLLSSLDDAVDEYGWADKLAPSLQTTAKYDENGIMGSGSWYGVPNYGEYVEVYYNKDMFAKAGLEVPTTLDELEDVMQAFADEGVTPLAEAAAEYPLGQLWYQLALTKADRDFVDAYQLYADDVDFSGPELSFATQTIKEWTDKGYISKESTGLKAEDAGTAFINGTYPIFFSGSWWYNRFTTEMSDDWGTFLFPGAEMSPGSAGNMWVVPEKAQNKDLAYKFIDITMRPEIQALIGNNGGVPVAADPADISDPKSQELIANFNTLTERDGIAFYPDWPTPTFYDELNAGLQELLNGSKDPAAVQKELGEKYQSGVDQIVG, from the coding sequence GTGAAACGTCATCCGAAGGCCGCGGCGGGCATCGCCGCGCTTGGCCTCGGCGCCCTGCTGCTCTCCGGCTGCTCGGCGGGAGCCCAGCACGATGAGAACACCCTGACCCTGTGGCACTTCGAGAGCGAAGACTCCGCCATGGGCATCGCCTGGAACGAGGCGATCAAGACCTTCGAGAAGGAGACCGGCGCGACCGTCGAGTTCGAGGCGAAGAGCTTCGAGCAGATCCGCTCCACGGCGAGCCAGGTGCTCAACTCCAACGAGGCGCCCGACATCCTCGAGTACAACAAGGGCAACGCGACAGCGGGCCTGCTCTCGAGCCAGGGACTGCTCTCGAGCCTCGACGACGCCGTCGACGAGTACGGCTGGGCCGACAAGCTCGCTCCCTCGCTGCAGACGACGGCGAAGTACGACGAGAACGGCATCATGGGCTCGGGCAGCTGGTACGGCGTGCCCAACTACGGCGAGTACGTCGAGGTCTACTACAACAAGGATATGTTCGCGAAGGCGGGTCTCGAGGTCCCGACGACGCTCGACGAGCTCGAGGACGTCATGCAGGCCTTCGCCGACGAGGGCGTGACGCCGCTCGCCGAGGCCGCCGCCGAGTATCCGCTCGGCCAGCTCTGGTACCAGCTCGCCCTCACAAAGGCCGACCGTGACTTCGTCGACGCGTACCAGCTCTACGCCGACGACGTCGACTTCTCCGGTCCGGAGCTGAGCTTCGCGACCCAGACCATCAAGGAATGGACCGACAAGGGCTACATCTCGAAGGAATCCACCGGGCTCAAGGCCGAAGACGCCGGCACGGCGTTCATCAACGGCACCTACCCGATCTTCTTCTCGGGCAGCTGGTGGTACAACCGCTTCACGACCGAGATGAGCGACGACTGGGGCACGTTCCTGTTCCCCGGCGCCGAGATGTCGCCCGGCTCGGCCGGCAACATGTGGGTCGTGCCCGAGAAGGCGCAGAACAAGGACCTCGCGTACAAGTTCATCGACATCACGATGCGCCCCGAGATCCAGGCGCTCATCGGCAACAACGGCGGCGTGCCCGTGGCAGCCGACCCGGCCGACATCAGCGACCCGAAGAGCCAGGAGCTCATCGCCAACTTCAACACGCTCACCGAGCGCGACGGCATCGCCTTCTACCCCGACTGGCCCACGCCGACGTTCTACGACGAGCTGAACGCGGGACTCCAGGAGCTGCTCAACGGTTCGAAGGACCCGGCCGCCGTGCAGAAGGAGCTCGGCGAGAAGTACCAGTCAGGCGTCGACCAGATCGTCGGCTGA